The Pomacea canaliculata isolate SZHN2017 linkage group LG14, ASM307304v1, whole genome shotgun sequence genomic sequence TTCCAGATATTACTTTATAAATCATCTTGCCATTTTTTATtctatggtgtgtgtgtgtttgtctttctctctgtgctgCCTTGATGGTCCTGCCAGGACCTGAGCAGCAGCCGTTATCTGTGATCAACAATTACTTACCAAGTTTTCGGTTTCATTCCTGTCTGTACCCGTGAATGCTTCCTATTGAAAGCAGGAATCCATACAGACTTTATGAAGACAATGTTTTCACATGACTCGCAATAAGTAATAGACTGTAAGATTTACACCTGTGTGACTATTATATACGTTTATATATCATCATACCCACCCTGTAATCGGCTCACTTTTGTGCTTACACcatttttgattattattattattattaatttttttaacggGCACGCTGTTTGATGGCTGACATGACGAGGGTCTCAATATCATTGCCACTATGtttaagtgtgtttgtgtgtgtgttggatgaTTGTATCGACTACACACGTTGTGGCAATACAGAGACACCTGTCTGTCAGCCGGACAAGTCATCTTCACTGCGTACAGTATTAAcagattttgtatttataagcattttttCTGGTCGACCATCGTTTTTGAGACTGGTCAGTAATTGACCCCACCCTTACATttactctccccctcccactacCTTTCCTCTATGAACTCGTCGACAACGTTGACAACACCATCGCATGATGAGCTGCTTGTGACTATTGGTCTTCATTTGATTTCCTCTCACGTGACGGACGTCCGCTGCTCATTGGTGGCACGTGCACGTAACCGAgtgagaggaaggagagaagattCTAGAACTTGCAGTGAAAGTGTCGATGGTGAGGTTAGCGTGACTAACCCTGTCCTCCTTACTTTTGTCTAACTTTTTCTGTTGCCAGCCTTGCCTCAAtgattcaattaaaaaaacattttcttttactttattatttttttcatccctgATGTTCCAAATGTTCCCATTTTCTGACTTCTTTTCATTCTTAATGGCTTTAAAAAACCTGAATTTCGTCCATGGTGCATTAATTTTGCAGAGTCGTGTACGACCACCACTGCCTCTCATTTTTTCAACGGTCCTGAAagatatttttggaaataaaaaaaattcttttattattggtagagaaaagattttttaataatattttttcttccctctggTTCTCTTGTGTTCAGGACTTTGTGAAGTCTGCAAAGGCTTGGgattgattttgctttgttcttgcctCTTGTGTCCAGCCATCTGTTACGTCAGTGCTAACTGCTCCATCGACCGTTGGATAAAAAGCAATAGCCATAAAAGAAAACCTAATTTACGGCTGATCCATAATAATCATTCGTTTCTTGTTCTTCTGGAACAGCTTTATTGTTCTAGGCAGGACCaaagactaaataaaaaattacttcGGTTATTACGCGTTGGATATTTGgagtgtgtatgtctgtgtgtctgtctgtctgtacgtGATATTTGCACCTTCCCTCATCATCTTTCCATATCTCATGCTCATTCACTCTCACTCATGCACTCACAAATTCAAATGGTTTTCATTCTCagttaaactgtttttaattcAAGTATTTTCTTTGTCACCAAAGATCCAAGTTCATCGCGATGTCTCGAATCTTGTCTCGCAGAGTTTTGAAACTTTGAACAGACTGTCCTCTTTGTCTCGCTCCATGTTCTAACGGTTAataatggagagagagagagaagagggagtaGATTACATTTCATTGACATCTAGAATTACGGAAAACagattatcttcttttttttttttacgaggtAGCAAGCAATCAGTTGTGGTTGCCGAGGACTGTTATCAGATGTCGATGCTGCCTAACAACTCCTTGTGGTATTTACAGTGATCTTAGTTCACAAAGTTCAGGTTGAATGAACAGGATCCGACAGTTGACCTGCTCAACAGGAAATTGTAGTCACGCTCTCGCGAGGACGAGGTGGAGAGATGAGTTGAAAGGGTGGGATGGTGGTAGGTGGGAACATAGTGCACAGAGCTTCATAGTCTCCCGGGTGCCTGGATTCTTTTTCACAACAATTACTGCGAGTCCgaggggaaaaagaaaaacattttcattctttgtcgACAAGGAGACAGAAATCTCGAGTGTCTATGGCGGGGTGCGTATGCACTTGGTCCTTAACAGGGTCACTCATTTGTTCCATTATGTTGCTGTACACAACAATACAATCACAATATTGAATAAATAGTGATAAATACACTGATGTTGTTGACTATACTGTACTGGGGACAGTAATGTAACCGTTCAGCTTCTGATCACGTGTTAATTGTTTACGTTCAATGcgaacaataaatattaaaaaaactataaaaaggATATTACACGAAATGCTCATCACGTGGAGAATTtgtcagacaaaaaaaaaaaacaaaaacaaaaaaataaaacaaacaaaaaccaaaaaacaaaacaaaacaaaaaaccaaccagcaaaaaacaaacaaacaaacaaacaaacaaacaaacaaacaaacaaacaaacaaacaaacaaaaaacaataactgaTGGCTTACTTCTAGGTCTGACACAGTGACACGCGATGAAGAATGACTCCGATGAAGAAGAGTGTCACGCCGTAATGCTTTACACAGAGCTACGTGGTTACGTCATTCTGACGTGACAATCACGTGTAACTACGTGGAAACACTACAAGGAGAAAGATTGCAGAATCGATTGCATCCCGCGGGAGGCCATTGCATGAAAAACTGTCCGccatggagggagagagaggggagggaagtTGTTTTGATTGAGTAACGGCCTGCTTTCCCTCCGGCGCAAGAATAGAAGGATGGAAGGAAAGGGGTGGGTGTCACACGACTCCATTTGGTGGAGCTCTGGCTttctgacaaataaataaattaacaaaaatttgaCTCTTAGAAGACGTGGAGGCGCGAGATTATCCAAAGGGGAAGATTATCCACATCTCCACTTCCGGTCTACATCTGATCCATCCACAGCCCCACCACGTGTAAAACGTCTTGGGAAGAGGGTCGGTCCTCGGAGGCCGCCGCCCAGCACTGGGTGTACAGGTCCCGGAAGATGACCTCGAAAGGGTCGTCACCGTCGTTGGAGGGTCGGCGTGGGCGAAGCTCCTGCGCCACCACTTGAAACACAACAGCGTGCGGCGGCAGCCCTTCGTAGGGGTCCCTTTGAGTCCTCTGTCAGCAACAGACAACAAAGGTTCAATGTGCTGGGTTCTTATCCCACGATCGCCATTCTTTCTAACGCTTCCTTGAAATCCTTTTTTTCAATCGTATAAAAGAACATGAGATGAGCGGACGCTATGTCCATTACTGTAAGTTTATGCAAGACGATGAGCTACTCAAACCAACCTGCACTAAAAGCTTGAACTCTTGCTTGTGAGTTTAGGAGGTGTGATTATTCACACCAACACACCCTACCAAATGCCGCTACCATTATTaacgattttttaaattatttttttatgccgagccagcaacgaCAAGGCCATGTAAAcatatgccacatgcagaaaaagaatagcgtgcctgagacgagatttgaaccgaGGGCATCCAACTTTCACCGTTGCGCCTAACGAAAATACACCGCACCATGCCAGTAACACAATCACCATCACATCAATCAACACAacgccaacaacaacaccacacactTACTATCTGCCACAGAGTGATTCCCAGTGAGTAGATGTCAGCCTGCAGGGAGGGTGGCTCTCCTTTCAAGCAGCTCGGGGGCCCTGTAGGCGAGAGTACCGGCGAGTTCACACCGCCACGACCCCTGGACTCCTCGCAGTCCCCCCGCGtcaccttccttctctctctccctctccctcgcCATGTCCTGCAGCAGCAGGTGGCAGTTGCCGAAATCAGCCAACCGGAGCCGGCCgtctgacgtcagcagcaggtTGGCAGGCTTGAGGTCAAGGTGCACCAGGTTGATGGAATGCAAGTACTGCAAGGCGCGCGCAATCTGCAAGGCGAAGCTTGAGAGAAAAACGTCgatgaaataaatgatgaaCGAAAAAATTGAGGAATTGTGGGCTAAAATTCGGGCTCACCAATGGCCGACAGACAAGAATCAAGGTTTCGTGATACGactactaatttttttaaaggctatgaaaattatttaaataaaagctaaagaaagaaaaatgatgatttCATAAAGAAAAGTTAGTTATATACAAGCATTTCCTTTCTACGAGCTGCTCCACAGAAATCAGCATGCTTACAACAAACGTAATGCTAATGTGCAGGTATTATTGCCAGCTATACtgatataacatatatatatataaatacaatataaagCTATTTTCCAGTAGGTCTACTGCACTGTGAACCCAGGATGCCTTTGTCGTAACATGCGTTGCACTGTGCTAACCCCTAGAATACCAAAGTGTCAAACCCTCGGAATAATCTAAGTTCCCTTGTACTGGTAAATGTTGGGAAAATATCTTGGCAAACAAGTCTGGACGCTGACTGAAATTCGAATACATTACCCATTCACCCCTTAAAACACCAACATTAGAGTTACATGAGCTCTTCACACAATTTAATCAAACGAGTTCGATATTTAAGAAGGGCCTTGCGGTCTTGacaaaagggttttttttttcatccagatGTGTGACCCTCGACAGAACTACACCCGTACCTAAGCCTCTGGTTCCTGTCGATGACCTCCTCGGGGTTGTTGATGACGGCCTGGAGGTTTCTCTCGCCCACGTACTCCATGACGATCCACGAGTCATCTTCGAAGTCGTGGAGTGACGTGGCGCCCAGCACGCTGACCACGTTGCAATGCTTGAGTCCTAGTCTGTGATGTAACATCAGGAGCAGATGAACATCGGGTATGTGACGATGTTTCTCAGGGctgaggggtgtgtgtgtgtgtaacactactcatcagacagacagacagacagacagacagacagacagacagacagacagacagacagacagacagacagacagacagacagacagacagacagacagacagacagacagacagacagacagacagacagacagacagacagacagacagacagacctgaACGCCATCAGCTCGTTGTTGTAGGACTTGCGGGTGGCCGCGGGGTTGGCGGTGTGCTTCTGGTACATTTTCACGGCCACTGTCCGCCCCCTGACGTTGGCCACGTACACCCTCCCGAACCCTCCCGTCCCCAGCAGCTTGCCCAGGATGATCTGATCTTGGCTAACCCGGCCGCAGCGAACTGGGGTGTCGCCGCCCGTGAGGGGGGAACCGATGTAACGGCCGGGGGTGGAGGAGACGCAGTGGAGCAGAGTGTCGGCAGCCATAGTGACGTCACGACACCCGGGTGTTAGAGCTGGACTCTGGAGGGTCACATCATGTCAGAGGGTCAGTTCAACAGAGGAACACATTTTATTTGGTTTGGGTgaaggaagaaacaacaacaacaacaacaacaacaacaacaacaacaatttcgTTTTGCAGGCCATCAGGCACATATATAACAGAAATTGATGAATTGAGAATTGACAACGCGCGCGCTATAGAGAGAGAAACCGAGAGTGACACAAAATAAAgtgctcgcacacacacacacacttacagacacacagatacacaagagagagagattatttaTTGCTTCAAGAATATTCAAGATCCTCAAGGGTTTGAGcatctgtcaaaataaatactaaCCATTTTAAAACTTCTGTAAACATAATCCAGTTATATAAGTTATAAgtaattatatatctatatgtttgtgtgtgcgcgtgtgttctAAGAGGAGCAAGAGACAAGTTTAAGTAAGTGCATACCTTGCGTTGTCCGTCagccgctgttgctgttggtaCAAGTCATCATGGCGCCTGGAGAGGACGAGACTGCTCACAGAGGGTGACGACTGCTCACCCCAGAAACCCTCGCCCTGAAAGGTGCCGAGAGTGTACTCAGGCATGTCGCCTCTAGACAAAGCTTCGCGTACTCGTGTCTGTACGGTATGcgtgtgcacatgtatgtgtgcgtgcatgtgtgtacgtgttcgcttacaataatttattatagATAATATCAAATTATGAAATTATAAAGAAGCTGATGTCTTTTGATAGAGTAGTTATTCTTACTATCAAAGctatcagttttatttttgttttcttgtgtgtgtttttagatATTTTGTTCGATTAAAAGGTTGAACAAGTCAAGGGAAACAACCACCCCTTTAAAAAATTCTGTGACATAGTTGCCTCCCTTTAATAGAATCGGACTCGAGGAAAGAGtacagtgtacatgtatataaaactgtgtgtgtaaaaaaataaagaatatgagtgtgtgtgtacaaaagagtatatatttatatgtaagagactatatatatatatatgtgcatgagagaatatatatctatactaatagtaatgatgatatatatatatggcacgCACGAATGTAAAAGAGTatacatttatatgtgtgttaaagagaaaagagatgGAATTAGACCGAAAGAAAGATATATAGAGGAGAACTGGAGTAAGAGAGGAGACTGAAACAACATGTTATTTTCTATATTtcgaaaaacaaattttattttgtacaatttAACACAGTTCTTATGTACTTTTCTAACTTTAGCTCAGTGCTCAGTGCTAAGTGCTCAGTGCTAAGTGCTAAGCTATTTTTAAACTGAAGCCGAGGAAACAAGTGGCTTGTCTTTCTGCCCTTCATGCAGAACTGATGTGTTCAAACCTGATTGTTTACACAAGCCACATGATCAAACTTTCATGAATGCACCAGAAGCTTAATCAAACATTGGTGTGTGCACAAGTGGGACCAACATGTCTGTgctaaaagtattttctttgtgttgaaGTACACGTGGACCTGTTCTATTCATCTTTAGGTACCTTGGTTATTTCTCTGTGCGATAGACAGAGACCATTTCAGGTAGAGTGAGAGATGGGAGAATTGTTCATCTTCACATTCTCATCAAagtcaagtaaaataaaagcttataaacatttaataaaaagaaatgattaatttttaatttttctataaaGACTGGAGAGataatatatctataaatatgtTGAGACTGAGGTGTTGTTCATTAGTGCTAGATTATTATAGGCTAATTATATTGATTGACAGACCAAAAACTGAAATGAGTTAAATGAAAGCTTTACATAAGACAAATTTACAGCTGTAAgactctctctttctgtttgtttatctctGTGTATGATGTGGTACAGTGGTGTAGGAACTAGGGGGACATGAAATAAACGTGATTAAACATAAAGAAGGTAAACAACGTGGGGGATGAGtccttgtcacgtgatccaCGAAAGTTGGTTTGTACATAAAAGCAAACGTATGTCCACTGTCCACATATTCCACAAACAACagcacattaatttttttctgtttctccttgagcaaaattttattttaagaaatcaagtaaaacaaagaataaacacataggtaaacaaagaaacaaacaaaactgcatttGACTCATAATTCCTGACATAAAGATAATGCAAAGCAACGAATGTACAGGAGCATAAAGCGAAAGATCTGAATAAATGTGAGGGGAAGGTTCGATTCTTGTTCACACAAATTAGAGAGCCACTTTTTTGGGTGAGTAATGGAAGTGGAATTGAAATACTTTGCATGTTTTTGGTAGAGGCATTGTGCAAAGTTAATGTAGGCGTCTGACAGATTTCTTAATGCCAGCCATGCTGTTTGCAATGTGAATGGCAGAGTTTGGTTTCTAGATATGTTTAACGAACACCTTCATTATTTTGTCAGGTTGCACTGCATCCTGTTCATGTAGACGATTTGTCCCCCAAAGTCACCCACATGGTATTAATTGGCCAAGTCTTATGTAATGAGATGCCATCAGTCTTGACCACCAACGACCTACTCCTGAGACCGTTAGACAGTTTGCAAAATTTATGCAGTCTCTCCGAGACTCTTTGAGGCAAATTAGAACAGACTGGGCCGGCAGCTGTAATCAATGGTTTTGATTATCGTCCATGATCTGAAGTtgtgaagcgagagtaagtcagGTCAACATGTGGAACGTAAGGAAAATAGTCTTGTTTTCAAAGTTACAATGCCATGCCCAGACCCCCGGGATATTTTATATGGTTCTTTACCCTCCAGATATCTCTCTTACCGCTTCATAATTACGACCccagaaatgaaacaaaatctgTGGGGTCTGAACATCACTTTATAACATCGGAAACAAGACGCATAGACTGGATGATCATGCAATATAATTTATGATAGCCgtatatttacattatttatatatttatttatcctgGATTCCAACGTGTTTCaaagtcattttgtttcatccacCTTTCATGTCAGTCTAAGACAAAGAGACTGTAAATGCTGAGACCAGTTTTATCAGGTTTATCAAGGGATACAAAGTTACTCAATTTCAAGTACCCGGATGTAGCGCCAATCAGATAATCTCATGAAAGCCGTTATTAGCTTCCATTATACATAACTAAAAACTGTTCTTGACATcccttcccctccaccccaatCTCACCAAATAATGTGATTGTTCTTGCCAACAGTGTGCATCTTTACGGAAGCGTTTCATGTTCAGAGCGCTGTCCTGCTTCAGTGCAGTTCCATATCAAACCTGATTTCCAAAGAAATCTGAAATGACAGCTTATACACGTTTGTAGATAAATGAACAAAGTTTTGGCCAATGGCACAGGTTCATCCAAATGGAATTAGAATAGAAACAAATTCCCACGAAGTTCTGGCAGGATGATGTACTTCTTTGACATCTACGACCGCAACAACAATTCTACCAAAAAGTCCACATCACAGACTGTCAGGCGACATTAGAGGCAGCTGGTGTCGATCCACGAAACTcctgttgtaaataaaaatggaaaattttcttttgatttctttttagcGTAAAGATTAAATGAAAATCGTGATACTCATTGTCCAAGTGAGAACTTTTACTACTCATGAAAATCAGTGGCACCCAGTGGTAAATCAACATTTGTTCAAGTATTGCCTTATAAATACACGTTACTGAATATGTTACAGTGAATCAGTAttacagtaaacatttaaagatCTCATTTGAAGCTGATAAAATGGAAATGAGAACgatttaaatataaatgccCCACTGGTGTCATCCTTTTATCGCAGTGAGGAATCTGAACTAAATAAACTCCAGCGCAGTGTTACTCACAAAAGGGTTAAACGAATATTGAGTCttaacacaaagagaaaaaaattaaagaaaaagcaaaataaataaataaacaaataaataaacttttgtcactgacatacaataaaacttttccCTGAAGGTCTGAATGGTTgcaatttttttgtgctttttttacCAGTTTCTTCTCTCTTAATCACcgtcaatttattttatttgtttcgaaaacaatgcaaataatagtttatattgaataaatttatttgtcagGGAAGTAttctaaaactgaaaatgattgaTGATAATTAGCGCCAGTAAACTAAAAAAAGTCCGAGAACTCAACAACAATCTTTCAACGCTTGAAATGTagaaacaacaaacacttgAAACTGCACCAAACTGTCAAAAACAATCTCTCACTGAAAACCATCTGAATGATAAGCGGGGGACACAATCGAGATTTATTCCAGAAATCCGCTTGTCGCCCTTTATGACCTCCAGGCCTTGGACTGTGACCTTATTCCCGAGACCGTTCTTCGCTTTTCCTTTCAGGTGGGCgagaaaaatgtgtaaataacaGCAATAAGCAGTCCTAGGACTCagagaataaatatttttgtataaaaggGTGATTAAGTTTTGGTGTGagatattgtaaaaaaaaaaggtttcttctGTCAGCCCATCTGTCAGGTCACAGACACTTGTTTAGCTTAGTTCTGAAGAAATTAAATTGAAGTGTAGCTTGTTACCCTGGTGTTACCCCGGGTAGCTGACCTAAAGGACTAGTATGTTGAAGAGAACACAAAGGAGACCAAGGAAAAAGCAGCAGTTTAAAGTctgacataaaaatgtttataattatttttttggcCTTTTCGCGTCTGCTATTCAACGATGAAAACAATTGGAGGAAGATTAGTAAGGAGAGTTAAATTTAGCGACGGGAAATAATGATAGCGAGGATTTAAGAATTAACAACTCGTCACAGCCCGTACAaacatgagagaaagaaagagagaacatgagctgtcaacctgttAAAGTTAGAAAGGACTCAAATGTTCGCTATTTCGATGCAATGACCGCGCATGAATATGATTGACTCTGCTGAAGCGACTGACAATAAAATTCAGCTGGCcgaatcaatcaatcaatcaatcaatcaatcaatcaatcaatcaatcaatcaatcaatcaatcaatcaatcaatcaatcaatcagcaGAAAGGTGTTTCTGGCGGAAGTTACGATGTTGATAAACGAAGAAAGGCGGGAAGGAGTACTGAAGCTATAAGTGTAGGTATGatatgaataaacaaacaaacaaacaaacgaccCTACATGTGCAGTCTGCAGCCTGACTAGCTTGCCGCCGTTGAGGTTGGATTTTTCTGACCAGAGCTTCAGCCGCTTGTCCATGTTGGCGACGACAACCTCGGACATGTCTTCCGGCGGAAGTGACGCGGCGCGGTCGGCGGACATGTGCAGTCGCTTCATGAGCTCGGTCCTCGCCTCCGAGCGCTCCTTGTCGACGATGGCGCCTTGGAAGACACCGTTGGTGTCGAAGACTTGCTTGCTCTTCCTCAAGGTGGCCATCAGTGAGGCGTCGGCCAGCTTCATGTTGAGGTACTTGAGGAAGGCGGCGTCGTTGGGAGGGCATTGGTAGATGTAGAGGCAGAGACGAGAGGCGAGGTTCTCCTTCAGGTTCTCGATGGTGGGCAACGCGAACTTGCGCTTCATCAGGCGGTCGAACTGCGGCCGGCCCAGCTTCAGCAGCACGCACGCCGACTTGGTGCACGCGCTCTCGATGTAGTGGTCGAGGCCCAGGATCATTTCCAGGGCACCTGCGCGGgaaacgacatcatcatcatcaacagtcaTTAACATCATCcacctccatcatcatccacgTCCACCACCATCCACAaccatccaccaccaccatcatcaccaccatccaccatccatcatccacaatcatcatccatcatcaccatcatcattgaTGACGTCATATAAGCCCTCACACATTCGCCTCGTGGACGAACTACTCACCAAGATGTTCATTCTCGCCAAGAATGCAGATCTGTTGCGGTCTGTGGACAGCGAGTCTTTGAATACGGTCTTCATGAGGGGTCAGGTTCAAAGCTCTTTTGCTGAAACAAGTTTTAGTAACTCCATACAGTCACTGACTATGACAACGAGACCGTCAGCGACAATGACATACACATggggatgaaagaaaaaaaaaaaaaaaattcactaaaatgcttaaatacaaataaaaggaaatgtgCAATAAATGTATGAAGACAGACGGATTTATGGGGACAGACCGACATTTTATGTCTGAAGGATCCTCCGGCTCATACGTAACCAGGGTCGTGAGCAGAAACGAAAGGGGAACACTAGGAATTCCACACACAGGTCATGTCACCTGTCGTCATAGCAAGGTGGGGTGGGACAGGTGCCCCCCTACAGCTTTCGATGACGGCAAACTTCAAGCTGCACACCTGAAAGCATTTGACTGACGCACGCACGAGTGCCGTGCACCGAGGGCCGGCAAAAAAACCGTCTTTGTGTTGCCGGTGGCAAACTCCCGGCGAAACGAGATCGCACAGAGTCAGTCAGACAATGGAAGTATTTTTCTGGCGAAGAACGGGAACCTATTATTCCTCGAGAGAGTGTCTGAGCTCACGTTTTTAAGGAGACTGAACACAAACAAGCATTGATCACCGCATGAAATTACACGGCAGTGTAAATGGACACAAACACccacagagagtgagagagagagagaaagaaagagagaaagtactAGCACCGACTCGCCTCTGACAATTATCTCGACTCAAAAGATAAACCCTTGGAATGAAAGTGTCGAGGTCTGGCGAGGTCGGTGAGTGAATTAACTTCT encodes the following:
- the LOC112555609 gene encoding uncharacterized protein LOC112555609; amino-acid sequence: MTSSSNSLEIGDKMYVALQGRVSIYVIGKDAAKDGSRENEAINAEVLDFLNEVCSKKKLDRSALGVLVYSGENATFGEVALVEVDSVRTATVVADNHIDLLTIDRDLFNRCLRGVVAEDMQAKSSFVDRNPAFRAWPPRQRKQLVISLTTEKVSYGARVIRQGQAATHAYFISSGEVEINLEPRQYKSQFPRVWTEMESLIPDLRSSKRALNLTPHEDRIQRLAVHRPQQICILGENEHLGALEMILGLDHYIESACTKSACVLLKLGRPQFDRLMKRKFALPTIENLKENLASRLCLYIYQCPPNDAAFLKYLNMKLADASLMATLRKSKQVFDTNGVFQGAIVDKERSEARTELMKRLHMSADRAASLPPEDMSEVVVANMDKRLKLWSEKSNLNGGKLVRLQTAHEFRGSTPAASNVA
- the LOC112555309 gene encoding LOW QUALITY PROTEIN: serine/threonine-protein kinase mos-like (The sequence of the model RefSeq protein was modified relative to this genomic sequence to represent the inferred CDS: deleted 1 base in 1 codon), which gives rise to MAADTLLHCVSSTPGRYIGSPLTGGDTPVRCGRVSQDQIILGKLLGTGGFGRVYVANVRGRTVAVKMYQKHTANPAATRKSYNNELMAFRLGLKHCNVVSVLGATSLHDFEDDSWIVMEYVGERNLQAVINNPEEVIDRNQRLSFALQIARALQYLHSINLVHLDLKPANLLLTSDGRLRLADFGNCHLLLQDMAREREREKEGDAGGLRGVQGSWRCELAGTLAYRAPELLKGEPPSLQADIYSLGITLWQIRTQRDPYEGLPPHAVVFQVVAQELRPRRPSNDGDDPFEVIFRDLYTQCWAAASEDRPSSQDVLHVVGLWMDQM